The Tolypothrix sp. PCC 7712 genome includes a window with the following:
- a CDS encoding CHAT domain-containing tetratricopeptide repeat protein, which yields MTKHKKLLGLASRAAALFFALLLLSESTAASLGSHGIKIAQQPASTPSVPLNAEQQKLYQQGVKLVEEAQELQKKGTKEGYEQAINKYQQALKIVQELRLLQDEFEILFVIGTAYNYISDRKNALIYFNKALEISRELKNNILLAKVFVAIGAVYTNTDEPEKALNYFLQAKSIFLQNQQLHELATTYKGLATVQHKLGNTKEALDLLNKALKIYRETLKDLSGEADTLYSIGFIYSIAGENITAINYYNQALKIQRQRRDLKKQAILISDIGALQGVLGNFEDALNSLKEALKLHQEAGSQLSDQASTLTDIGFLYASRGDYKTAIYYHQQARKLYQQAGNTYLESTIILVIANLHTTFSGDYQKALESLDEALTLQVNDKDGKASTFDAKADIYASQGDYQLALNEYNNALKISSSIPNPRMEARTLGKIALLQQSLGDYKSSIDTYRKVLEIYKRLPDKNGQIRTLLLISIVYQTQEKYDESLPFYNQALSLLSKDDYQSEISILHGMAKTHIYLKNYHKALDFANHALALSRQNTFQEEVSLNILSSLYRAKGEYKKSLDISQKILAHYRKVGLRLREARILGDMSITYERQNNYKQAINTLNEELKLRRELKDKTGEANAFYLIAMNQRKLGNPETALTNIEAAIKIIENIRSNVKNSDLRTSYFATVQSYYKFKIDLLMELHKQDPSKGYNAQALETSDRSRARGLVELLTEARANIRKGANPELLAEERRIQALIDGKEKVRFEIVNSDKIKNPIFKANAEKLQTEIEQLLSQQKQLETEIRQTSSKYANLKYPQPLTLPQIQQQLDKDTLLLQYSLGSERSFLWVVSPNSLDIYELPKKAEIDKSAINLFCLISRNSSKPPSVTNQENPCKNIKNQRIDVAAQELSQLILSPAKDKLATKRLVIVADGALQYIPFAALADVNSQPNSTPQEEKEKPKDVVCSTAGGIRVCSPAQAQSLNYQPLLVNHEIVSLPSASAIAIQRQELATRPPAPKALAILADPVYNATDTRVTNAQNKQLQKQDYLNIELEQSALKRSADILNRQGWTRLSGTRTEAQTIFNLVPKSQGVQLLDFAANYTQATSSNLNQFRILHFATHGFVNDANPELSGLVLSLVNEQGKDIRGYLRLADLFNLDYPADLIVLSACETGLGKEIQGEGLVGLTRGLMYAGAERLVVSLWQVDDKGTSEFMQEFYQQMWQHNKSPNQALRAAQLKMWQQEKWRNPNYWAAFTFLGEWR from the coding sequence ATGACAAAGCATAAAAAACTTCTTGGGTTAGCATCTCGCGCTGCGGCTTTATTTTTTGCCCTGCTTTTATTATCCGAGTCAACAGCCGCAAGTTTGGGGAGTCATGGGATAAAAATTGCCCAGCAACCAGCGTCTACGCCGTCAGTTCCCTTGAATGCAGAACAGCAAAAGTTATACCAACAGGGTGTAAAACTAGTTGAAGAAGCACAGGAGTTACAGAAGAAGGGGACTAAAGAAGGATATGAACAGGCGATAAATAAATATCAGCAGGCTTTAAAAATTGTCCAGGAATTAAGACTGCTCCAAGATGAATTTGAGATATTGTTTGTTATTGGCACTGCCTACAATTATATTTCTGATCGTAAAAATGCCTTAATATATTTTAATAAAGCATTAGAAATTTCCCGCGAACTTAAAAATAATATTTTGTTAGCAAAAGTTTTTGTTGCTATTGGTGCTGTTTACACTAACACTGATGAACCAGAAAAAGCACTTAATTATTTCCTACAGGCAAAGTCAATATTTTTGCAAAATCAACAGCTTCATGAACTAGCAACGACTTATAAAGGACTTGCTACTGTTCAGCATAAGTTAGGAAATACAAAAGAGGCTCTAGATTTATTAAACAAGGCACTAAAAATTTATCGAGAGACACTAAAAGATTTATCTGGAGAGGCAGACACGCTTTATAGTATTGGCTTTATATATTCAATAGCAGGTGAAAATATAACAGCTATTAATTATTACAATCAAGCCTTAAAAATTCAACGACAAAGAAGAGATTTAAAAAAACAAGCTATATTAATAAGTGATATTGGTGCTCTCCAAGGTGTATTGGGAAACTTTGAAGATGCTCTGAACTCCTTAAAAGAAGCATTAAAACTGCATCAAGAGGCAGGATCTCAATTATCTGACCAAGCTAGTACTCTAACAGATATTGGTTTTTTATATGCTTCAAGGGGAGATTATAAAACAGCAATTTATTACCATCAGCAAGCTAGAAAGCTTTATCAGCAAGCTGGCAATACATATTTAGAATCAACCATTATTCTTGTGATTGCTAATCTTCACACAACTTTTTCGGGAGATTATCAAAAAGCATTAGAATCTCTAGATGAAGCACTTACTCTTCAGGTGAACGATAAGGATGGAAAAGCTTCTACTTTTGACGCAAAAGCTGATATTTATGCATCGCAAGGTGATTACCAATTAGCATTAAATGAGTATAATAATGCTTTGAAAATTTCAAGTTCAATACCAAATCCTAGAATGGAAGCTCGTACCCTTGGAAAAATTGCACTACTTCAACAATCTTTAGGTGACTATAAGTCAAGTATTGATACTTACAGAAAAGTATTAGAAATATACAAACGTTTACCAGATAAGAATGGACAAATTCGGACTTTATTATTGATCAGCATCGTTTATCAAACACAAGAAAAATACGATGAATCACTTCCATTTTATAACCAGGCGCTATCACTATTAAGCAAAGATGATTATCAGTCTGAAATCAGCATACTTCATGGAATGGCGAAAACACATATATATTTGAAAAATTACCATAAGGCATTGGATTTTGCCAATCATGCATTAGCTCTATCACGCCAAAACACTTTTCAAGAAGAAGTTTCTCTCAATATTCTTAGTAGTTTATATCGAGCAAAAGGTGAATACAAAAAATCATTAGATATCTCTCAAAAAATTTTGGCACATTATCGCAAAGTCGGCTTACGCCTTCGAGAAGCTCGAATATTAGGCGATATGAGCATAACTTATGAACGACAAAACAATTATAAACAGGCGATAAATACACTCAATGAGGAACTAAAACTGCGGCGTGAGTTAAAAGATAAAACAGGCGAAGCAAATGCTTTTTATCTAATCGCCATGAATCAACGCAAACTAGGAAACCCTGAAACTGCACTAACCAACATCGAAGCAGCAATTAAAATCATCGAAAATATCCGCAGCAACGTCAAAAACTCAGATTTGCGTACTTCCTACTTCGCCACAGTCCAAAGTTACTATAAATTCAAAATCGACCTATTGATGGAACTGCACAAACAAGACCCATCAAAAGGATACAATGCCCAAGCACTGGAAACAAGCGATCGCTCTCGCGCTAGAGGATTAGTAGAACTGTTAACCGAAGCCCGCGCCAATATCCGCAAAGGTGCAAACCCCGAACTCTTAGCCGAAGAACGCCGCATACAAGCTTTAATTGATGGTAAGGAGAAAGTCAGGTTTGAAATAGTTAACAGCGATAAAATTAAAAACCCCATTTTTAAAGCCAACGCCGAAAAGTTACAAACAGAAATCGAGCAACTTCTCAGCCAACAAAAGCAACTAGAAACCGAAATTCGTCAAACTAGCTCAAAATACGCTAACCTCAAGTATCCCCAACCCCTGACTTTACCGCAAATTCAGCAACAACTTGATAAAGATACCCTGCTATTACAGTATTCCTTAGGTTCCGAACGCAGTTTTCTGTGGGTGGTTTCTCCCAATTCTCTCGATATTTACGAACTTCCCAAAAAAGCCGAGATAGACAAAAGCGCGATTAATTTATTTTGCCTGATTAGCCGAAATAGTTCTAAACCGCCTTCTGTTACTAATCAAGAAAATCCCTGTAAAAACATCAAAAATCAACGCATTGATGTCGCCGCACAGGAACTCAGTCAACTGATTCTCTCACCTGCGAAAGATAAATTAGCTACAAAACGCTTAGTCATTGTTGCTGATGGTGCTTTGCAATATATTCCCTTTGCAGCGTTAGCTGATGTCAATTCTCAACCGAATTCTACACCACAGGAAGAGAAAGAAAAACCCAAAGATGTTGTCTGTTCTACTGCGGGTGGTATTCGTGTCTGTTCGCCAGCCCAGGCGCAGAGTTTAAATTACCAACCTTTATTAGTTAACCACGAAATTGTTAGTTTACCATCCGCAAGTGCGATCGCAATTCAACGCCAAGAACTCGCCACACGTCCACCCGCACCCAAAGCCTTAGCTATCCTCGCAGACCCAGTATACAACGCTACTGATACGCGAGTTACGAACGCCCAAAATAAACAACTCCAAAAGCAAGATTACCTCAACATAGAGCTAGAACAGTCTGCCCTCAAGCGTTCTGCTGATATTCTCAATCGCCAAGGTTGGACGCGACTTTCAGGTACACGCACAGAAGCCCAGACAATTTTTAACCTAGTACCTAAATCTCAAGGCGTGCAACTCTTAGATTTTGCCGCAAATTACACCCAAGCTACTAGCAGTAATCTCAATCAATTCCGAATTTTACATTTTGCTACCCACGGTTTTGTGAATGATGCTAACCCAGAGTTATCAGGTCTTGTGCTGTCTCTGGTAAACGAACAAGGTAAAGACATCCGGGGATATCTGCGGTTAGCAGACTTGTTTAACCTCGATTATCCAGCCGATTTAATTGTTCTCAGCGCTTGCGAAACCGGATTAGGTAAAGAGATTCAAGGTGAAGGCTTGGTAGGCTTGACAAGAGGATTAATGTATGCAGGTGCTGAAAGATTAGTTGTGTCCTTATGGCAAGTTGATGACAAAGGCACATCTGAGTTTATGCAAGAATTTTACCAGCAAATGTGGCAGCACAACAAATCGCCAAATCAAGCATTACGGGCAGCGCAGTTAAAAATGTGGCAACAAGAGAAATGGCGTAATCCCAATTACTGGGCGGCTTTCACCTTCTTGGGTGAATGGAGATAA
- a CDS encoding CHAT domain-containing tetratricopeptide repeat protein, with protein sequence MRSYKIGLGIFVCLLAVVSTSSVFNLPIATASRVLAQTADARKAEADRLLQQGIKQFQTSQFTAALQSWQQALSIYREIKNRQSEGKALLNLGLAYLSLGDYPKAIEYQQQVLAIAREIKDRQSEGAALLNLGLAYVYLGDYPKAIEYLQQSLSIAQEIKDREGEGKSLGNLGLAYLSLGKYPKAIEYLQQLLAIAREIKDRQSEGVALSNLGLAYVYLGDYPKAIEYLQQGLAIARSIQDRNSEAKVLGNLGLAYLSLGDYKKAIEYLQQSLAIARQIQDRQSEGGALSNLGLAYVYLGDYPKAIEYLQQSLVIARQIQARQGEAKVLGNLGLAYLSLGDYKKAIEYIQQFLAIARQIQDRQSESESLGNLGLAYGYLGDYKQAIEYIQQWLAIAREIQDRQGEGLSLGNLGVAYGYLGDYKQAIEYLQQWLVIARQIQDRHSESLALNNLGFAFYKQGNLTLAESTLRESLKVKESLRGRDLKDGEKVSIFETQSNTYRTLQQVLIAQNKTDAALEIAESGRGRAFVELLTSRLYADPKQQFLTTPNIAEIKQIAKSQNATLVQYSIVGDEFKIAGKSETKESELYIWVIKPTGKVSFHRSDLKPLWQKSNTNLSQLVEDVRTSIGVVDIRGRAGGIVVAGNGGDKTNQNKRLKQLHEVLIKPIADSLPKNPNDHVIFIPQGSLFLVPFPALQDADNKYLIEKHTILTAPSIQVLSLTRQQKLKNGSAKIGRSEALVVGNPTMPSVALKAGEKPIQLPPLLGAEREAQAIAPLLKTKPIIGSQATEIAIAQKMPSARFIHLATHGLLDDDRGLGSAIALTPAGKDDGLLTAEEILNLKLNADLVVLSACDTGRGRITGDGVIGLSRSLISAGVSSVMVSLWAVDDSSTAFLMTEFYQNLQQGLDKATALRKAMLAAKDKYSNPLQWSAFTLIGEAE encoded by the coding sequence ATGCGTTCTTATAAGATTGGGTTAGGCATTTTTGTTTGTTTGTTGGCTGTGGTTTCGACTTCTTCTGTTTTCAATTTGCCGATCGCAACAGCATCGCGGGTTTTGGCGCAAACAGCAGATGCACGAAAAGCGGAAGCAGACCGATTGTTGCAGCAAGGTATTAAGCAGTTTCAAACGAGTCAGTTTACAGCAGCATTGCAGTCTTGGCAGCAAGCACTTTCTATTTACCGCGAAATTAAAAACCGTCAAAGTGAGGGTAAAGCACTCTTGAATCTCGGTCTTGCCTACCTTTCTTTGGGAGACTACCCCAAAGCTATTGAATACCAACAACAAGTATTAGCGATCGCACGGGAAATCAAAGACCGTCAAAGTGAAGGTGCAGCACTCTTGAATCTCGGTCTTGCCTACGTTTATTTAGGAGACTACCCTAAAGCTATTGAGTACCTACAACAAAGCTTGTCCATAGCACAGGAAATTAAAGACCGTGAAGGTGAGGGTAAGTCACTAGGAAATCTCGGTCTTGCCTACCTTTCTTTGGGAAAATACCCCAAAGCTATTGAGTATCTACAACAACTATTGGCGATCGCAAGAGAAATCAAAGACCGTCAAAGTGAGGGTGTAGCACTCTCGAATCTAGGTCTTGCCTACGTTTATTTAGGAGACTACCCTAAAGCTATTGAGTACCTACAACAAGGCTTGGCGATCGCACGCTCAATTCAAGATCGTAATAGTGAGGCTAAGGTACTGGGAAATCTCGGTCTTGCCTACCTTTCCTTGGGAGATTACAAAAAAGCCATTGAGTACCTACAACAAAGCTTGGCGATCGCACGCCAAATTCAAGACCGTCAAAGTGAGGGTGGAGCACTCTCGAATCTCGGTCTTGCCTACGTTTATTTAGGGGACTACCCTAAAGCTATTGAGTACCTACAACAAAGCTTGGTGATCGCACGCCAAATTCAAGCTCGTCAAGGTGAGGCTAAGGTACTGGGAAATCTTGGTCTTGCCTACCTTTCTTTGGGAGATTACAAAAAAGCCATTGAGTACATACAACAATTCTTGGCAATTGCACGTCAAATTCAAGACCGTCAAAGCGAGAGTGAATCGCTGGGAAATCTTGGTCTTGCTTACGGTTACTTGGGAGACTACAAACAAGCCATTGAGTATATACAACAATGGTTGGCGATTGCACGAGAAATTCAAGATCGTCAAGGTGAGGGTCTATCACTAGGAAATCTCGGTGTTGCTTACGGTTACTTGGGAGACTACAAACAAGCCATTGAGTACTTACAACAATGGTTGGTGATCGCACGCCAAATTCAAGACCGTCACAGTGAGAGTCTTGCACTAAATAATCTAGGATTTGCTTTCTACAAACAAGGCAATCTCACTTTAGCTGAAAGTACACTAAGAGAAAGCTTAAAAGTTAAAGAATCTCTTCGAGGTCGAGATTTAAAGGATGGTGAGAAAGTCTCGATTTTTGAAACGCAAAGTAACACCTATCGCACTTTACAACAAGTTCTCATTGCTCAGAATAAAACTGATGCAGCTTTAGAAATAGCTGAAAGCGGACGGGGACGTGCATTTGTAGAGTTACTTACTTCGCGGTTATATGCTGATCCCAAACAACAATTCCTTACTACACCAAATATTGCTGAGATTAAACAAATTGCCAAATCACAAAATGCTACCCTTGTCCAATATTCAATTGTTGGTGATGAATTCAAAATTGCAGGTAAATCAGAAACCAAAGAATCAGAATTATATATTTGGGTGATTAAACCTACGGGTAAAGTTTCATTTCATCGCAGTGACCTTAAACCTTTGTGGCAAAAGTCAAATACAAATCTATCCCAATTAGTTGAGGATGTTCGTACTTCTATTGGTGTGGTAGATATTAGAGGACGGGCTGGTGGTATCGTCGTTGCTGGTAATGGTGGAGATAAAACTAACCAAAATAAACGCTTAAAGCAACTGCATGAGGTGTTAATTAAACCGATCGCAGACAGTCTCCCTAAAAATCCTAACGATCACGTAATCTTTATCCCTCAAGGTTCTCTGTTTCTAGTACCTTTCCCAGCGCTGCAAGATGCAGACAATAAATATTTAATTGAAAAGCACACTATCCTGACTGCGCCATCAATTCAGGTATTGAGTTTAACACGTCAGCAAAAGTTGAAAAATGGGTCAGCGAAAATAGGAAGAAGTGAAGCTTTGGTGGTAGGTAATCCGACAATGCCGAGTGTAGCTTTAAAAGCAGGCGAAAAACCAATACAGTTACCGCCTTTGCTGGGTGCAGAACGAGAAGCTCAGGCGATCGCACCCCTTCTGAAAACCAAACCGATCATAGGTAGTCAAGCCACAGAAATTGCGATCGCCCAAAAAATGCCGTCAGCGCGATTCATTCATTTAGCGACACATGGCTTACTTGATGATGATCGGGGATTGGGAAGTGCGATCGCGTTAACTCCTGCCGGTAAAGATGACGGTTTGCTGACTGCGGAAGAAATTTTAAACTTGAAACTAAACGCAGATTTAGTGGTTTTAAGTGCTTGCGATACTGGCAGAGGCCGGATCACTGGGGATGGTGTGATTGGTTTATCGCGTTCTTTGATTAGCGCCGGTGTCTCCAGCGTTATGGTTTCTCTGTGGGCTGTAGATGATAGCTCTACGGCATTTTTAATGACAGAATTTTATCAAAATCTGCAACAAGGGCTTGACAAAGCTACAGCGTTACGAAAAGCAATGTTGGCAGCAAAAGATAAATACAGCAATCCTTTGCAGTGGTCTGCATTTACGCTGATTGGGGAAGCAGAATGA
- a CDS encoding caspase family protein: MSQIKRRQFLQFAGSTLASIGFSQLDIIHQGDKYAKVLAQNSPRKLALLVGINEYRNGIPPLAGCIYDVQLQKELLTHRFGFNEKDIVTLTDAQATRQNILTAFEQHLINQAKPGDIVVFHFSGHGSRVIDPDKDEKDGYNSTLVPVDSRLPQSGGVAQDIMGHTLFLLMYALKTDNVTAVLDCCHSGGAKRGNFLVRTRSEVPNVKAIEAELEYQRQWLKRLNLSEKEYRTLRKQIAKGVVLASARRDQFAVDATFSDFSAGAFTYALTNYLWQKSANQSVNKLFADVSRTTASLAYQNFGIQYPELEINVKGNSEPQLYFSPFTTSYGDAVVTQTKGDQVELWLGGIDPQSLDAFNKNNAAFSLVDSNGKERGLIRLESRQGLVAKGRLTASTKGNAELQSGMLVQERLRGIPTDITLNIGLDDTFDNNTTAQTTQALKALNRVTPVPLRQKEVQYIFGRMTKERYQQLQKFKIANLPNVGSLGLFLPSLDQIIPKSFGETNETIPAAVERLKSKLKSLLAARIVKKMVRNTNTSRLKVNASMIIANSQTIVSESFTVRGRENSQQPANTSKIQDGGIAQLPINTQIAFKVENLESVPLYLSILVIDAEGEMAVIFPDNQLVSASEDAVTIAPGEKRVIPEDDEMTLTISEPLGITEALIIASTSPLRESLQALQKIARRGDTTKRSAFAANDEFLDVADKLLQDLDTATRSATNAEAQQLPAGVRGVDVKKLAAMSITLEVVS, from the coding sequence ATGTCTCAAATCAAACGCCGTCAATTTCTGCAATTTGCTGGTTCCACATTGGCGAGTATTGGTTTCAGCCAGTTAGATATCATCCACCAGGGAGATAAATACGCCAAAGTTCTGGCGCAAAATTCACCCCGCAAACTGGCGCTACTAGTAGGAATTAATGAATACAGAAATGGTATCCCGCCACTAGCAGGTTGCATTTATGATGTGCAGTTACAAAAAGAATTACTAACTCACCGCTTTGGTTTTAACGAAAAAGATATTGTTACACTCACCGACGCACAAGCTACACGCCAAAATATCTTGACAGCCTTTGAACAACACCTCATCAACCAAGCTAAACCAGGGGATATTGTAGTATTTCACTTTTCTGGGCATGGTTCACGAGTAATTGACCCAGACAAGGACGAAAAAGATGGATACAACAGTACACTGGTTCCCGTTGATTCTAGATTACCCCAAAGCGGTGGCGTAGCCCAAGACATCATGGGACATACTCTGTTTTTACTCATGTATGCATTAAAAACAGATAATGTCACCGCTGTTTTAGATTGTTGTCATTCTGGTGGTGCAAAACGGGGCAATTTTCTTGTACGTACTCGTTCAGAAGTTCCAAATGTGAAAGCTATTGAGGCAGAATTGGAATATCAACGCCAATGGTTAAAGCGATTGAATCTGTCAGAAAAAGAATATAGAACACTGCGTAAACAAATAGCTAAAGGAGTTGTTCTCGCTTCTGCAAGACGCGATCAATTTGCTGTTGATGCAACTTTTAGTGATTTTTCAGCAGGAGCATTTACTTATGCTTTAACTAATTATTTATGGCAAAAGTCAGCAAATCAATCTGTCAACAAACTCTTTGCTGATGTGAGTCGTACTACTGCAAGTTTGGCATACCAAAATTTTGGCATTCAATACCCAGAGTTAGAAATTAACGTCAAAGGCAATTCTGAACCACAGCTTTACTTTAGTCCTTTTACAACATCCTACGGCGATGCAGTTGTGACTCAAACTAAAGGTGACCAAGTAGAATTGTGGTTAGGTGGTATAGATCCCCAATCTCTAGATGCATTTAATAAAAATAATGCAGCTTTTAGCCTTGTTGATAGCAACGGTAAAGAACGAGGACTAATTAGATTAGAATCTCGTCAAGGTTTAGTCGCCAAAGGTAGATTAACCGCATCTACAAAAGGAAATGCAGAATTACAAAGTGGAATGCTTGTACAAGAACGTTTGCGAGGCATCCCCACTGATATAACATTAAATATTGGACTAGATGACACATTTGACAATAACACTACTGCCCAAACTACACAAGCTTTAAAAGCACTCAACCGTGTTACACCCGTACCTTTGAGACAAAAAGAAGTACAATATATCTTTGGTCGCATGACCAAAGAAAGATATCAGCAATTACAGAAATTTAAAATAGCAAATCTTCCGAATGTAGGCAGTTTAGGCTTATTTTTACCATCATTAGACCAAATAATTCCTAAATCCTTCGGTGAAACTAATGAAACTATCCCGGCGGCAGTAGAGCGATTAAAATCTAAATTAAAATCATTATTAGCAGCGCGAATTGTCAAGAAAATGGTACGCAATACCAATACATCGCGCCTCAAAGTTAACGCGTCAATGATTATTGCGAATAGCCAAACAATTGTTAGTGAATCTTTTACAGTTCGTGGTCGCGAAAATTCTCAACAACCTGCAAATACTAGTAAGATTCAAGATGGTGGTATTGCACAATTACCTATTAATACGCAAATAGCATTTAAAGTTGAAAATCTAGAATCTGTACCTCTTTATCTCAGCATTTTAGTAATTGACGCTGAAGGTGAAATGGCAGTTATCTTTCCTGATAACCAACTTGTTTCTGCTTCAGAAGATGCAGTCACCATAGCACCAGGTGAAAAGCGAGTTATTCCTGAAGATGATGAGATGACACTCACTATCAGCGAACCATTAGGAATTACCGAAGCATTAATTATTGCTAGTACATCACCATTGCGAGAGTCACTGCAAGCACTGCAAAAAATTGCTAGAAGAGGAGATACTACTAAACGTAGTGCATTCGCTGCAAATGATGAGTTTTTAGATGTAGCAGATAAGTTACTTCAAGATTTAGATACTGCCACACGTAGTGCGACAAACGCTGAAGCACAGCAGTTACCTGCGGGAGTGCGCGGTGTAGATGTTAAGAAACTGGCTGCAATGTCAATTACCTTAGAAGTAGTTAGTTAA
- a CDS encoding IS701 family transposase, with the protein MVQPRPAAPTVKFVDEYCQWYKSLFPDVRSFEAFKYLHVGCISDLKRKTLPEIAKIVGLDNQQGLHHFLTTSPWDIEKLRTLRLELILQVLKGRPIILIIDETGDKKKGSKTDYVKRQYIGNLGKTDNGIVAVTVYGVFCGMTFPLLFEVYKPRERLQAGDKYRTKPEIAAILIKKLQSMGFKFNLVLADSLYGESGKNFISVLDELNLNYIVAIRSNHYVEILPRQHIQYLKWQKFQRVFSDLSRENRFIREIIPGKRGELRYWQITTDPENLPDNTTWYVMSKYPDITPREVGNFYGLRTWVEYGLKQSKNELGWSDFRLTHYPDIERWWEIICSAYLMVSLHSEQLFQSPSQRESKFVSHPWWDNGNGWKNILNNLRLIIQPFTLFNLIYPWLTVFPIPQLALGFFKLQSIIYSLTSSIFISLIHPDFYFSSA; encoded by the coding sequence ATGGTACAGCCCCGTCCAGCCGCACCAACAGTCAAATTTGTGGACGAATATTGCCAGTGGTATAAAAGTCTGTTTCCAGATGTTAGGAGTTTCGAGGCTTTTAAATATCTCCATGTAGGCTGCATTTCTGATCTAAAACGTAAAACATTGCCAGAAATAGCAAAAATCGTAGGATTAGATAACCAGCAAGGGTTGCATCATTTTCTAACTACATCACCTTGGGATATAGAAAAGTTAAGAACCTTAAGGTTAGAGTTAATTTTACAAGTGCTAAAAGGTAGACCAATCATTTTAATTATTGATGAGACAGGGGATAAAAAGAAAGGGAGCAAGACAGATTATGTGAAACGGCAGTATATAGGAAATTTGGGAAAAACAGATAATGGAATTGTGGCAGTGACAGTATATGGTGTTTTCTGTGGGATGACATTTCCATTACTGTTTGAAGTGTATAAACCCAGGGAAAGATTACAGGCAGGAGATAAGTACCGCACTAAACCAGAAATAGCAGCAATACTGATAAAAAAGCTACAATCAATGGGTTTTAAATTCAACTTAGTACTTGCAGATAGCTTATATGGAGAGAGTGGTAAGAATTTCATATCTGTATTAGATGAACTAAACTTGAACTATATAGTAGCGATTCGGTCAAATCATTATGTAGAAATACTTCCACGACAACATATTCAATATTTAAAGTGGCAGAAGTTTCAAAGGGTATTCTCTGACTTGAGTCGGGAAAATCGATTTATTAGAGAAATTATTCCGGGAAAACGTGGAGAACTTAGATATTGGCAAATTACTACAGATCCAGAAAATTTGCCTGATAACACTACTTGGTATGTGATGAGTAAATATCCAGACATTACGCCAAGAGAAGTTGGAAATTTTTACGGTTTAAGAACTTGGGTCGAGTACGGGTTAAAACAAAGTAAGAATGAATTAGGTTGGTCAGATTTTCGCCTGACTCACTACCCAGATATTGAGCGATGGTGGGAAATTATTTGCAGTGCTTATTTAATGGTTAGTCTGCATTCGGAGCAACTGTTTCAGTCTCCATCACAACGAGAGTCAAAATTTGTTTCACATCCTTGGTGGGATAATGGAAATGGCTGGAAGAACATTCTTAACAATCTTCGTTTGATTATTCAACCTTTTACTTTATTTAATCTGATATATCCCTGGTTAACGGTTTTTCCTATTCCTCAATTAGCTTTGGGTTTTTTTAAACTTCAATCTATTATTTATAGCCTCACCAGTTCAATTTTTATATCCCTGATTCACCCTGATTTCTACTTTTCCTCTGCCTAG